ATGAACGACGACGCTCTCGCCGCGACCCTCGCCACCCGCCGCGGCACGTACTGGTCGCGCAGCCGGGGGAAGCTGTGGGTCAAGGGCGAGACGTCCGGCCACTACCAGCACGTCCGCGAGGTGCGGATCGACTGCGACGGCGATACTGTCCTGCTGCGCGTCGACCAGACCGGCCCGGCCTGTCACACCGGCACGCACACCTGTTTCGACACCGAGGAGCGCCTGCTCCTGGCCGATGAGAAAGAGCACGCGTGACAATCGTCGCCGACGTCCTGGTCGGGCTGGTCGCCCTGATCCACGTCTACATCGTCGTCCTGGAGATGTTCCTCTGGACGACGCCCCGGGCCCGCGCGGCCTTCGGCACGACGCCGGAGTTCGCCGAGGAGTCCAAGACGCTGGCCGCGAACCAGGGGCTGTACAACGGCTTCCTGGCGCTCGCGCTGGTGTGGGGCCTCATCGCGAGCGACCCGACCGGGTTCCAGCTCAAGCTGTACGGCCTGGTGTGCGTGATCATCGCCGGCCTCTACGGCGCGGTGACGGCCAGCAAGCGGATCCTGTTCGTGCAGGTGCTGCCGGCCGCGCTGGCCCTGATCGCGCTGCTGATCGCCCGCTAGACCGGAAGCGGAAAGGGCCTACGCGGTGCCGGCGTTCGCGCCGGCCGGGCGCGAGAAGGCGTGATCGAGCGCGGACCGCCAAGCCTGCGCGGAGACGGTGAGCTGACCGGCCCGCCGGGCCTTGGTGTCCCGCACCCCCACGACCGGCCCCAGCGTCACCTCCACACAGCTGTAGTTTTCGTTGCTGTGGGATGACTTCCGCCATTCGGCCATGTGGTCGCCTCCGCTAGGGCGCAGCCTCCTCGAGCAGGTCCCGGGAGGCGGCTTCGCTCAGTGCCCGCTCACCGAGCATCTTAGCAACCTGCCGATATGCAAGGGTTTGCTCGCTCTCGTGGAGAAAAGCACTCGACTTGATGTGTTCGACAAAGGTGATCGGCGGCGTATCGGGGAACTCGTAGATCTCGAACGGGCCGGTGAGGCCCACGTGGTAGCCGATTCCGGCCGGTACGATTCGCACCGAAATGTTCTTCCGTTGCGCCATCGCGAGCAGGTGATCCACCTGGTCGGACATGATGTCCGGCCCGCCGATGGTTTCCTGGAGCGCTCGTTCGCCGATCAGCGCGCTCAGCCGGACCGGTTCCGGGCGTGCGAGCACCTCCTGCCGCTTGAGCCGGATGCGCAGGCGCTTGTCCGCCTCCTCGACCGGGACCGCGGAGGCTTCCATGATCGCCCGGATGTAGTCGGGCGTCTGCAGCAGCCCGGGAACGAGCAGCGGCGACCAGGCGGTGATCGTGGTCGCGGTGCCCTCGAAGGTCAGCAATGCCG
The window above is part of the Amycolatopsis camponoti genome. Proteins encoded here:
- the hisI gene encoding phosphoribosyl-AMP cyclohydrolase, whose translation is MTLDAAVSARLKRNADGLISAVVVEHATSDVLMMAWMNDDALAATLATRRGTYWSRSRGKLWVKGETSGHYQHVREVRIDCDGDTVLLRVDQTGPACHTGTHTCFDTEERLLLADEKEHA
- a CDS encoding DUF1304 domain-containing protein, which translates into the protein MTIVADVLVGLVALIHVYIVVLEMFLWTTPRARAAFGTTPEFAEESKTLAANQGLYNGFLALALVWGLIASDPTGFQLKLYGLVCVIIAGLYGAVTASKRILFVQVLPAALALIALLIAR
- a CDS encoding helix-turn-helix domain-containing protein, which gives rise to MKPTSSSPAARTLAASLREEREARRVGLRRLAEQLGILPQVLSLWEKGQRLPSVEDVSAILALLGVTGEKRDRIRTLARHAREPNWLASSNADISHALTALLTFEGTATTITAWSPLLVPGLLQTPDYIRAIMEASAVPVEEADKRLRIRLKRQEVLARPEPVRLSALIGERALQETIGGPDIMSDQVDHLLAMAQRKNISVRIVPAGIGYHVGLTGPFEIYEFPDTPPITFVEHIKSSAFLHESEQTLAYRQVAKMLGERALSEAASRDLLEEAAP
- a CDS encoding DUF397 domain-containing protein codes for the protein MAEWRKSSHSNENYSCVEVTLGPVVGVRDTKARRAGQLTVSAQAWRSALDHAFSRPAGANAGTA